CCCCACCGCGGCGACGAGGTCCTCGACGCCGTCGTAGGTGGCGAGGTCCGCCTGGAGCGCCTCGACGGTGAGGCTGGGGACGTCGAACTGCGCCTCCTGCACCGCCGGGTCCTCCGCGCACAGGAGGAGGTCGTAGCCCTCCTGGGCCAGGACGTGGGCGATCTCGCGGCCGATGCCGCTGGAGGCGCCGGTGACGACGGCGAAGGGGCGGGTGCTGGGTGCTGCCATGGGTCCTCCCGGGGTTCGTGGGTCACACCGTAGGCGCGGTGCCGCCCGTCCGCGCGGCCGGGGCGCTGCGTCCACAGGCTTGTCCACTGGTTGTGCACAACCGCGTCAGCATCGCGCCATTTCCTCCGTCCGGTGTGCGACGGGTGGGGCTGCGGCCGCACACTGGCGCCATGAGTGCTGTCGCAGAGGCCCGTCGGCGACTGGGCGACGTCCTGCTCTCCCGGGTGGCCGGCCCGGAGGCGCACACCGCCCGTCGCCGCATCCACGGGGAGCCCGGCCCGCGCTGGTTCGGGCCCGAGGACCCGATCCAGCGGGTGCACGGGGACGCCTCGATGTACGTCGGCGGGCTGCGCGCACTGCTGCTGCAGTCCCTCCACCCGCTCGCGATGGCGGCGGTGGCCCAGCACTCGGACTACCGGTCCGACCCGTGGGGCCGCCTCGCCCGCACGAGCACGTTCATCGCCGAGACCACCTACGCACGCACCGAGGACGCGGAGCGGGCGATCGCCGTCGTCCGCGCGGTGCACCGGTACGTGAGCGGCACGACGACCGACGGCCGCCCCTACCGCGCCGACGACCCCCACCTCCTCACCTGGGTGCACGTCGCCGAGATCGACAGCTTCCTCACCGCGCACCAGATCTTCGGACGCCGCCCGCTCGACGAGGCGGACATCGACGCCTACGTGGCCCAGACCGCCGGGGTGGCGCGCCGACTGGGCGGGGAGCGCGTCCCGACGACGCACGCCGAGCTCCGGGAGACGCTCGAGCGCTACCGCCCCGAGCTCGAGCAGACCCCCGAGGCGCTGGAGGCGGCCGAGTTCCTCCTCCACCGCCCGCCGATCACCGGCGCCGCCCGGTTCGGCTACGCCCTCATCGGGCGGGCGGCCGTCGCCACCCTGCCACCCTGGGCGCGTGAGCCGCTGCGACTGGACGGCAGGCGAAGCGTCACCGGGGGACGCCTCGCCGGGCACGTCGCGACGCGGAGCCTGCGCTGGGCGCTCGGCGGGATCGACCCGGTGGACACCCCCACTCCCGACTCACCCCACTGACCCGCCCGGCGGGCGGCGTCAGGTCAGCTGCAGCGTCGTGATGCAGGTCGGGTCCTCGGCGCCGGTGCCGATCGGGACCTGGCCGGTGAGGCCGTCGTGGCTCACCTCGAGGGTCCCCTCGAAGCCACGGGGCAGCCAGTAGCCGGCGAACCCGTTGGCGAACGTCGTCACCGTCTCCTCGACGAGGACCTCACCGTCGCTCGACGTCAGGGTGACCTCGATGTCCTCCTCGACCAGCTCGCCCTGACAACTGGTGAGCGAGTGGAAGTAGCACTCGTGGGTCGCCTCGACGTAGGGGGCGAACGACACGTAGAACTCCTCGGCGGGCAGCTCGACGGTGATCTCGTCGGTGCCGTCGCCGAGGACGAGCTCCTCGGCGCGGACCGAGGCCATGAGGTCGGCCGGCCGGTCGGCACCGCCGAGGCGGTCGAGGTGGTCGACCATCTCCTTGCCGCTCATGCCGTCGAGGCCGTGCTCGCTGAGGAGCGGCGCCGTCGCGGTCGCGGGCGCATCCTCGGGGGACGCGTCGTCCGCCGGGGAGCAGGCGGCGAGCAGGAGCAGGAGGGCGGCGGCTGCTGCCGTGGGCCGGATTCGAGGCATATGTCCACCCTGCCCGACGCGCGCCGCTCCCGTCACGGGTCCTAGGTCCTGCGGTGAGCGACCTGGCTCACACCCGGGAGTGCTCCTCGAGCGCCGCCGCGAGCGCCTCCCCGCGCAGCCCGGCGCGGACGAGCACGTGGAGGAGGAGGCGGGCCTTGCGACCGGACAGCTCACCGGCCATGAGCACCCCGCCCGCGAGGAGCCGGGTCTCCGAGCCCTCGTATCCGTAGGTCGCCCTGCCGGTGCCACCACGGACGGTCCGGGAGGAGACGACCGCGACGACGCCGCGCCTGACCGCCGCCAGGAGCTCGCGGGAGGTGGCGGCCGAGACGTGCCCCAGCCCTCCCCCGTCGACGACCACGGCCCCGAACCCGGCGTCGAGCACGGCCCGCACGACCCGCCCGTCGTCGGCGAGCGTCGCCTCGACGAGCGCGACGTCCACCGGCCCCGGACCGGGCGCCGGCAGGGGTGCGGGCCGGGCGGGCGGAGCGGAGAAGAAGCGGACCTCGCCCTCGTGCAGCCGCCCGGCCGGGCCGTGGCCCGGCGAGGCGAAGGCGCGCGGGCCGGTCGAGGCCTCCTTGGTCACCCGGGCGGCGAGGTGCACCTCGTCGCTGAGCACGACGAGCACCCCGCGCTCGCGCGCCTGCGGGGCGAGCGCGCACCGGGCGGCGGCGAGGAGGTTGGACGGCGCGTCGGTGCCCGGGACGTCCGTCGAGCGCATCGCGCCGGTGACGACGAGCGGCGCTGGACGGTCCCACAGCACGTCGAGCAGGTAGGCGGTCTCCTCGAGCGTGTCGGTGCCGTGGGTGACGAGCACGCCGGCCGCGCCGTCGTCGACCTGGGCGCGCGCCCACTCCAGGGTGGTGAGGACGTCGTCGACGTCGACGGACGCCGAGGGCTTGGTCGTCACCGTCGTCGTGCGCAGGGTGGCGAGCTCGCCGAGGTGGGGGACGACGCGGACGAGCGCGTCGGCGTCGAGGCGGGGCTCGGCGGCGGCACCGGGCGTGGGTGCGACCATCCCGATGGTCCCGCCCATGGCCGCGACGGCGAGGGTCGGCTGCTCCATGCGCCAAGCATCCCACCGTCGCCGACCCCCGCCCGCACACGGCCCTCGACGTGCCCGTCACAGTGCCCCGCGATACACAAGGGCCCATGCCCCTCTACGGATTCCATGCCTCCCACGAGCAGATCGCTCCCTCCCGGCTCCTGCGCGACGTGCAGCAGGCCGAGCGTGCCGGCTTCGACATGGCCATGTGCTCCGACCACTTCGCCCCGTGGTCGACGCGCCAGGGACACTCCGGCTTCGCGTGGTCGTGGCTCGGTGCGGCGCTCGCCACGACGAACCTGCGGC
Above is a genomic segment from Georgenia wutianyii containing:
- a CDS encoding CueP family metal-binding protein; translated protein: MPRIRPTAAAAALLLLLAACSPADDASPEDAPATATAPLLSEHGLDGMSGKEMVDHLDRLGGADRPADLMASVRAEELVLGDGTDEITVELPAEEFYVSFAPYVEATHECYFHSLTSCQGELVEEDIEVTLTSSDGEVLVEETVTTFANGFAGYWLPRGFEGTLEVSHDGLTGQVPIGTGAEDPTCITTLQLT
- a CDS encoding asparaginase, which translates into the protein MEQPTLAVAAMGGTIGMVAPTPGAAAEPRLDADALVRVVPHLGELATLRTTTVTTKPSASVDVDDVLTTLEWARAQVDDGAAGVLVTHGTDTLEETAYLLDVLWDRPAPLVVTGAMRSTDVPGTDAPSNLLAAARCALAPQARERGVLVVLSDEVHLAARVTKEASTGPRAFASPGHGPAGRLHEGEVRFFSAPPARPAPLPAPGPGPVDVALVEATLADDGRVVRAVLDAGFGAVVVDGGGLGHVSAATSRELLAAVRRGVVAVVSSRTVRGGTGRATYGYEGSETRLLAGGVLMAGELSGRKARLLLHVLVRAGLRGEALAAALEEHSRV
- a CDS encoding oxygenase MpaB family protein: MSAVAEARRRLGDVLLSRVAGPEAHTARRRIHGEPGPRWFGPEDPIQRVHGDASMYVGGLRALLLQSLHPLAMAAVAQHSDYRSDPWGRLARTSTFIAETTYARTEDAERAIAVVRAVHRYVSGTTTDGRPYRADDPHLLTWVHVAEIDSFLTAHQIFGRRPLDEADIDAYVAQTAGVARRLGGERVPTTHAELRETLERYRPELEQTPEALEAAEFLLHRPPITGAARFGYALIGRAAVATLPPWAREPLRLDGRRSVTGGRLAGHVATRSLRWALGGIDPVDTPTPDSPH